In one window of Gammaproteobacteria bacterium DNA:
- a CDS encoding iron-sulfur cluster assembly accessory protein, which translates to MKISMTPAAAEHVKKQLAKQDGALGLRVGVKKSGCSGYAYVLDYAKTLGEGDELIEQHGVKLIVDKSSLEYLDGTQLDYVREGLNSYFKFNNPNATDTCGCGESFSVQ; encoded by the coding sequence ATGAAGATCAGCATGACCCCCGCCGCAGCGGAACATGTAAAAAAACAACTGGCCAAACAGGACGGCGCCCTGGGACTCAGGGTGGGCGTGAAGAAGTCCGGCTGCTCGGGATACGCTTACGTGCTCGATTACGCCAAGACCCTGGGTGAGGGGGATGAATTGATCGAGCAGCACGGCGTCAAACTGATCGTTGACAAGTCGAGCCTGGAATACCTGGACGGCACCCAGCTGGACTACGTGCGGGAAGGGTTGAACTCGTATTTCAAATTCAACAATCCCAATGCCACGGACACCTGCGGTTGCGGTGAAAGCTTCAGCGTGCAATAA